The genomic segment ATCGAACCGCATCATCCAGCAGTGTGTGAAGTGGCTGCGTGCCAACCCGGGCCCCGTCATCACCGACAACCACAAGATCGCGCCACCTTCACGCGAAGGCATGAAGTCCAATATGGAAGACTTGATCCACCACTTCAAGCTCTTCACCGAAGGTTTTCATGTGCCGGAAGGTGAGGCCTATGCGGCGGTCGAACACCCCAAGGGCGAGTTCGGCATTTACATGGTGAGTGACGGCGCCAACAAACCGTACCGCCTCAAAATTCGCGCCCCGGGCTTTGCCCATCTGGCCACCCTCGATGAAATGGCCCGTGGCCACATGCTGGCCGATGCGGTCGCCATCATCGGGACCATGGACATTGTTTTTGGAGAGATTGACCGATGATCTCTGAGTCAACCAAAGCGCGCTTTGCGCGTGAAGTCGCCAAGTTCCCTGCGGATCAAAAGCAGTCGGCCGTCATGGCCTGCCTGTCGATCGTTCAGCAGGAGCAGGGCTGGGTCAGCCCCGAGAGTGAGCAAGTCGTGGCAGAAGTCCTGGGCATGCCGGTGATGGCTGTGCACGAAGTGACCACCTTCTACAACATGTACAACCAAAAGCCGGTTGGCAAGTTCAAGCTGAACGTTTGCACCAACCTGCCTTGCCAGTTGCGTGGCGGTGCCCAGGCGCTGGCCCATCTGGAGCATAAGTTGGGTGTGCATGTGGGTGAAACCACGCCCGACGGCCTGTTCACCTTGCAGCCCAGTGAGTGCCAAGGCGCTTGTGCCGATGCGCCGGTGCTGCTGGTGAATGACCGCCACATGTGCAGTTTCATGAGCCATGAAAAACTCGACCAACTCGTTGACAGCCTGAAGAAAGCCGAGGCCGCCTGATGAACGTCGAACAAATTCTCAGCCAATTCCAAGCCACAGGCGTGGAAACTTGCTTCCATGATCGCCACATCCATCCGCAAATTTATGCCGGTCTGAATGGCCAAAACTGGGGCATCAAAGACTACGAAGCGCGTGGCGGCTACGCGGCCTTGCGCAAAATTTTGGGCAAAGACGGTGCTGAGCCCAATGCGGAGACCGGTGTTACCGGTATGACCCAAGACCAGGTGATTGCCACGGTCAAAGAGTCCGGCCTGCGTGGTCGCGGCGGCGCGGGTTTCCCTACGGGGCTGAAGTGGAGCTTCATGCCTCGCCAGTTCCCAGGCCAAAAGTATTTGGTGTGCAACTCGGACGAAGGCGAGCCGGGCACATGCAAAGACCGCGACATCATGGAGTACAACCCCCACACCGTGATCGAAGGCATGATCATCGCGGCGTATGCCATGGGCATCAGCGTGGGCTACAACTACATCCACGGCGAAATTTTCCACACCTACGAGCGCTTTGAAGCGGCCCTCGAAGAGGCCCGCGCCGCTGGCTATTTGGGCAACAGCATCCTGGGCAGCACCTTCAGCTTCCAGCTGCACGCCTCGCACGGTTTTGGCGCTTACATCTGCGGCGAAGAAACCGCTTTGCTTGAATCGCTCGAAGGCAAAAAAGGCCAGCCGCGCTTCAAGCCGCCGTTCCCAGCCAGCTTTGGCTTGTACGGCAAGCCCACCACCATCAACAACACCGAGACCTTCGCGGCGGTGCCCTGGATCATCCGCAACGGTGGCCAGGCTTACCTTGAATGCGGCAAGCCCAACAACGGCGGCACCAAGATCTTCTCGGTCAGCGGTGATGTGGAGCGCCCCGGCAACTACGAAGTGCCCATGGGCACCCCGTTTGCCAAGCTGCTTGAACTCGCCGGTGGCGTGCGCGGTGGCCGCAAACTCAAGGCCGTGATTCCCGGCGGTTCGTCATCGCCCGTGATTCCTGCCGACTTGATGATGAAGCTCACCATGGACTACGACAGCATTGCCAAAGAAGGCGGCTCGATGTTGGGTTCGGG from the Limnohabitans sp. 2KL-27 genome contains:
- the nuoE gene encoding NADH-quinone oxidoreductase subunit NuoE, producing MISESTKARFAREVAKFPADQKQSAVMACLSIVQQEQGWVSPESEQVVAEVLGMPVMAVHEVTTFYNMYNQKPVGKFKLNVCTNLPCQLRGGAQALAHLEHKLGVHVGETTPDGLFTLQPSECQGACADAPVLLVNDRHMCSFMSHEKLDQLVDSLKKAEAA
- the nuoF gene encoding NADH-quinone oxidoreductase subunit NuoF, giving the protein MNVEQILSQFQATGVETCFHDRHIHPQIYAGLNGQNWGIKDYEARGGYAALRKILGKDGAEPNAETGVTGMTQDQVIATVKESGLRGRGGAGFPTGLKWSFMPRQFPGQKYLVCNSDEGEPGTCKDRDIMEYNPHTVIEGMIIAAYAMGISVGYNYIHGEIFHTYERFEAALEEARAAGYLGNSILGSTFSFQLHASHGFGAYICGEETALLESLEGKKGQPRFKPPFPASFGLYGKPTTINNTETFAAVPWIIRNGGQAYLECGKPNNGGTKIFSVSGDVERPGNYEVPMGTPFAKLLELAGGVRGGRKLKAVIPGGSSSPVIPADLMMKLTMDYDSIAKEGGSMLGSGAVIVMDETRCMVKALARLSYFYSHESCGQCTPCREGTGWLWRMVDRIEHGQGRASDIDMLDSVAGNIMGRTICALGDAAAMPVRGMLKHFRHEFVHLIEHKTSLVGADATAVKTHG